In the genome of Brachypodium distachyon strain Bd21 chromosome 3, Brachypodium_distachyon_v3.0, whole genome shotgun sequence, the window GCGCAGCTCGGCTCGGCGACgggaaaccctagctcggCGGAGGATTTTGGGGGCACTTGTGAGTGATTGTGAGTGAAGTTTACATTTCGAGGGCCCTTTTGTAAACATACCAAAGAGCGGTGGCCGTGGGCGCCCCCCGGATTACACCAAGCCGAATCCTGACCGTTGCCTACGCATCCAGCGGCCATGATCTGTCCCGGTGAAATTAATCAGTGGTCTTTGCTAATGCTACTTATACTTACTACTTCTGgtgcgactgagaaataatttCTCCCGCTGTCAAAAAAGAGTAGaaataactactccctcaAATAATATTCTAGGAACCAATAGAGAAATCTCTTTAAATTTTAGGGTGGAGTGGGCGGTTTCGCCGGCGCCGATATGTTCCCTCACGATGacatttttgaatttttgtttgCAGCTCACGCCAAATAGACCTCCCTGAAAGAATATAAGGACACCATCGTCTCAATAGCGGAATCGCATCAAATTATAGGGCATATTGACAATTTTGTCACTATCGGCACTTTCCCCGCGCAACAACACTTTTGAGTTTTATGTTCACACCTCGCACCAAAAGGATCAAGCAGTTAGCCACGTGGATACGCTCATGCAGTTATGTCCTTGGCAGTCTACGGAAAATCCCCTCGGATGTAATTATTGTTGAAACGTAATAAAATTCTGCCATGATGgtttttcccaaaaaaaaaaggctcatTTCACTGTGCAATTTTGTCAAAGATTAACTTCAGTGGGCACTTGCCGCAAAAAACACAGAGGAACCTCAACATTGAAATGGGCCACCAATTTCTTATTATTTATTATcccataaaaaatatatcagcagtaacataaaaaatgtcagGAACCAATAGTCACGAGACCCAATatgccaaaaagaaaaataaattaaaaaatcaTTTCCCAGCATCCTCTAAACAACAAgtctgttttttcttcccttggaaaaaaatataaagaaaagccagagaaaaatgaaaacaattataACCACAAATGAAAGcacaggaaagaaaagaaggaatcACAGAGAGAGACTATTGTTGGTTGGTTCAGAGAACATCCACGTGGCCTGCTCCTACTGGTGCTCGCCGTCCACATCTTCCACCGggtcatcatcttcttcctcgccgtcTCTCAGccgtcgccatcgccggcggcACGTGAACAGCTTCAGCACGCCGTCCGACCCGCCAGCGACGAGCACCCCGGcatctccgccaccgccgtcttCCGCCTGCTGCCGCCACGCGACGGCGCTGACGaatccgccaccgccgtcgccggaagGGACGAAGAAGGGGTGGACCCAGACGGGCTTGGGCCAGCGGAGGTCGTAGACAAACACATGGTTCGACTCAGACCCACAGGCCACGAGGCCCGGCCCGCGCCACAGGCCCATGCCCACGAAGCTCCTGCCACTCACATGCCCGCTGTACGCCCGCACCTCCCTCCCCGGGCCAACCATCCCCTGGGCCCCAGCCGCGGCCCAGTCCCAGAGCCGGTGCGTCCCGTCGGCGGCGGACGTCACGAGCCGGTCCCCCGGGGCCCAGCGCACGTACGTCACGGCCCGCGCGTGGCCCTCCGCTGTGGCCACGGGCCCCCGGCCCATGTTGCGCACGTCGTAGAGGGCCGCCCGCCGGTCCGCGGAGCCCACGGCGAGCCGCGGGGCGCCGGACGGGTCGAACTCGACGCAGAGCACGGGCCCGGAAGCCTTCGCCGTGGCCCAGCCCGCCGCCGGGGATCGCGGGTCCCAGACGTGGGCCGTGCGGTCGTCGGAACCCGACGCCGccatggaggaagaaggggagtaGTCGAGCGCCCAgacgcggcggccggagtGCTCGTCGCGCTCCcaggtggcggcgccgccgcggtccAGGTCGTACTCGGTGACGACGCCGTCGTAGTCGCCGCAGCCGACGaagcggccggaggaggaggagtcgggGCGCCAGCGGACGCTGCTGAGCTTGGCGGGGACGCAGATGCACGCGGCGGGGCTAGACGATTGCTGGTCAAGGAGGAGGGTGGCGGCGTTGTAGATGCGGACCTTGCGGGCGatgccggcggtggcgaggagggAGCCGGAGGGGTCGAAGTCGACGCTGCCGATGGCGTCGGACGCGCCCACCATGGCCGGGGACGGCACCGTCGCCGCCAGCCGGAACTCCCATTCGCACCCCCGCGGCGACAGCTCGTCGGCTTCGTTGTCCTCCGCCGGattagcagcagcaatgccgccgccgtcagctTCGTCCCGGCGCGAGGTTTCTTGGTAAGCGGaggcggaagaagaagaagaagaaggagaatgagaagaagaagaggggcgGCTGGTCATGGAACGCTCCTCATAACATGGAGAGCTCCATGGAGGCCGGGCGGCGAGAGCTTAATAAGGGCTACAGCAAGTACTGTACTTGATGCATGTGGCCATGGACTAGCTAGTGAAGAAGAAAGTTGtctctgttttatttttgccAGGTTTGGATCTTTCTCTGTTTTGGTTGGGTGGCTCTTGTTTATTTCGGGGTTGGGGCTAATTAAGCTGTACTAGCCGCCTGCCTTAACTGCTGCCCTAATTAACTTAGCCTGGCTAGAAAGAGGAAAAGGGAGATCTATAGAGATGAATGGTGTAAAGGAGAGCCACACAGGAAGGAAGCTAGCAGGAGAGAAGGGGGTTTGTGGTTGGAGATGTGGTCTCGTGACATGATGCTGTCGTGGTTAGCTCTGAAATGCAATGGCAAACCTAATCCAAAAGATCAATTCGATGGAGATAGAGGCAGCTAGCGAGCTCTAGTTGCTAGCCAGGCAGTTGTACTGTCCTCCTGGTTAGTTCTCATCTCATCAATACCCCCCGGTGATTAATGTTGCATTATCTGTCCACGCTGTCGAGACTCGATCGAGAAGGCTATAGTTTTTCCTTCCAAGAGAAGACAACTATTGCTTCTGAATTTTCAAAGTGTAATCCTTTTCACtctttcaggaaaaaaaataaaattctcCCCGAACATTTGATCCTTGTTTTTGGAGATCGAGCGAATGCTCGAAAACCGTAGGTTGGAATGgcgagaggagagagaagaggggtTGATCGACGAGCAAGTATTTTCACCGGGTTCGGTACGACCTATATATATGGATGCAAGCGGGATCCACTTTTAGTTGGATTACAAATTATTCTATTTTAAGATTTGACTCGAAGATTTGAGAACTGATTGGAAGTACCGGCATATGCGGGGCCCTGCTTCCAAAATAACACGATGAAACAAGGAAGCGGTCTTACGGCACCAATTAGTCCAAACATCGATCTTtcatttttcaagaaaaaaaatgtattctaGTATCACACtagtatatatacatatattggCTATAGAAAGGCTTGTCCACTTTTAAAATTCATTCGAGGCAGAAAAAGGCATACTCCATTAATCAGCTGCATGTAGATAGGAACTCCTTGTGGACCGATAGATACGAGATGAGTTGAGGAATAATGGTTCGATATCGACCGATATTTCCTGTAcatttgcatgcatgtcttAATTCTGTGGTCACAGTATTGACAGGCACGCAGACAGTGTATGGATCACTAGATTTCGTTGCCACTTGCACAATCGCCACTCGGCGCCTCTTGCACCACTCGATCACTGACCTAACCATGCATCTCTCGTACTACCTCTCAACGTACCGTTGGCGTGCAACTTTATATTGTGTGTACGTACGTGGATACGTATAAAGcgtgtatatatgtatatatgcatgtgttgACCTGGATAATTATCTGCTACTCCAgagtatttaggaatggagggaggagggaggagggaggagggagtagatattAACGGGAGTCATGCATGTGCTGGGTAGCTAGAATATATATAATCAGATCGATCAgctgcttgcatgcatgcaaatctAATTAACTGTTAGTCTATAGGGGTTCAAACCTTTCTACATCACACATATATAGTGTCAACTGTCAACACAAGAGAATCTGCCGGGTGAACCAGTTCACTTACGGGCCGGTCAAATACATATACTCCAAGGGTCGATCTGGAAACTCTTTTAAGATTTGCAATATCTGGCGCATATATTATTAAGACTAAATAAGTGGGGGAGGAATTAAGCTAGCCCGCCGTTTGGTTTTGCATGGGCGCGGGAAGGGCTACGTGTTCTCGCCTACGCCTTTCGTGCAAAAGCTGATGATCTATACTGTGCCTTGCTTGATCCCTCCTTGCGACAGCAACGGCATGTGGCGCCCCACCCAGGCCGTACGTTAAACGGTCCAATTAATTGTTCTCGATTGCTTTTTCAttttccgtttcataattcttgtcgaaatattatttttcagaaatatatacgacaaatttgagacaaggaTTATAAAACATATTGGAGTATAATATATATTCTTCTGTCCAACAAGATGTCtgaagtttgttaaaatttggatgtatctagacatgacttagtggatagatgcattcaaatttgaacaaaattgagatatcttttgttggacgtaGAGAGAGAAATAGATATCCGCACGTTTATACCAGAGTGCTGATTAATAATGTGCTTGTTTTGCTATATGTATGCTGGCACTCGTGTGTACGTGAGCATGCCACATATGGAAATATCACGGGCCCCGCGCGGCTTACGATGCGCCACGAGTCGTCGATCGGTCTTCGGTTCGATTCAATTGAATACTCGATACGAACGATCCATGGGCCCAAAGTGTTCCGTACGGGCCCAAGTGAAAATTGAAAACACTTGCCGAAttgaagaggaaaaaaaattaacacatGCCGGTTGAATTAGTAGTGaaagtttcttttttcttcgtcAGATTGAGATTCTGAGTAGTGGACATAGAATTAAATCATGCAGGTAGCTAAGCTGGTCGGGTGAATCGGTTAGAAGAGAAAACAACTACTCCTGTAGATTTTACGATTAAAATGTGGCATAAGGTAACGATCGGAGAATAAAATGTGGCATGATGAAATATTTAAATAGAATAAACACCGTTACAGATGTACAAactaaattttttaaaaatgaaattcGATCTCTAATTTCTTTTGAACCAAAGGATCCCTCGGCGTTTTTTTTCCTGCGCGAAAACCAAATCAGGAAACTGCACACCGGTAGTCAATCGAACGGCCCAGATGGCACCAAGTGGAGAGAATCCTGGCCGTCCATCGAATGCCACACAGAGCAACGcacaagagaagaagaagaaagcccAACGGCCAAAAGCGCAGGTTTATCCGTTCCGGCGCCGCGCCTCCGTTTCCGCTAAACCTCCGGATGGAAGCCtttgccgccgcccccgcggccGGCGTCTTCGCGGGTCCCAGCACCGCCACACGCCCCGCCGTATCCCTACCCCGCCGCAGCCGTGCCGGGGCCGGGCGGGTGCGCCTCCTccgcgcgccgcggccgccgcgcgcgggCAGCGGattgggcggcgacggaggagggGAGCTGCCGGCGCTGGACAAGTGGGACATGATGGAGCTAGAGTTCGGGAGGTTCCTCGGGGAGGACCCCAAGCTCACCCTCGCCAAGGTCCCCCCTCTCCCTGCTCCCGCCTGCTCGCATTTACCGACTGTGGATAAGATTAGAAACGTTGGCTTGATGTCTTACTAGTTTCAAAATTGGATCGCATGAGCTCCTGAGATGTCACATTGGTCCTACTCCTACTTATACCAGTATGATTGCCGCCTTAAGCGCTACGGTGGAAAAATCTTTGCGCGTAATTCGGTGTTCAGACTTGCCTTCATTTGTTTGCGATTACTTTAGTTTCCGTCTTGATTGTGAGAAACCATTGCAGATTTTATCCATTAAATTGTACCGCATTGCGTACTGTTATCTTTGTTTGATTTTGGATCGTGTGTACTAGATTTAGTTAAGCTCTGTCGCACACTTTAACAAGTTCATATCAATCATGCTAAACTAATTAGTTGCTTGGAATAGTTAATTCGATATTTTATACATGGACATTCATAGTTTGATACCGGTTGGGAAGTTTGTAGAAACACGGACTGTTCCCTGTTGTCACTCGACAGAGTTGTCTCTTGTCTGTTGAGTCGTGGAAGCATGGTTTATGTAGTTTGGCTCTTCCCAGCAATCATGACCCCTTATGTGTTCTGGGTTACTCCTTCAGATACTGCTCAAGAAGTCAGACCCAGATGCTTCATCCCTTGATGTGGAGAAACTAGTTGCCAGTAAGAAGGACAGGCTGGATGTTATTTTGAGGGAGTACATGGAAGCTAATAAGCAGGACAAGGCTTCCAACATGGAAGAGGCAATTAGCAAGCCGATGAAAGGTGACCAACCTTTGGGTGTGTCAAGGCCTGCACTGAGCAAACCAAAGCTAGATGAGCCTTCTTTGACTTTGTTACGACCAACGGGTAGCAAACCGAAGCAAGACGAGCTCCGTGAGCCTCCTTTGACTTTGTTACGGCCAGTAGGGAGCAAACCAAAGGTAAATAAGCCTTCTTTGACCTTGCTGAGGCCAATTGGGAGCAAGCCAAAAGTACAAGCCAAGCTGGTGCAAGATAGTTGGCCTAGCAAGGAAAGTTTAGCTGCAGGAACAGTGGCAAGTGAGGTTGGAAGCACCTCAAGTGAGGATAGTTTGGACGTCACCTTGCGGAAACCCACCGTACATCAGCTTGAAGACGATGACTTGAAGTCGAAGCTGAAAATGAAACCAAATATTGAATTGAAAATGAGGAAGGATATGGATGAGGATTTATCCAacttttctcttcttc includes:
- the LOC100836961 gene encoding WD repeat-containing protein RUP2, whose product is MTSRPSSSSHSPSSSSSSASAYQETSRRDEADGGGIAAANPAEDNEADELSPRGCEWEFRLAATVPSPAMVGASDAIGSVDFDPSGSLLATAGIARKVRIYNAATLLLDQQSSSPAACICVPAKLSSVRWRPDSSSSGRFVGCGDYDGVVTEYDLDRGGAATWERDEHSGRRVWALDYSPSSSMAASGSDDRTAHVWDPRSPAAGWATAKASGPVLCVEFDPSGAPRLAVGSADRRAALYDVRNMGRGPVATAEGHARAVTYVRWAPGDRLVTSAADGTHRLWDWAAAGAQGMVGPGREVRAYSGHVSGRSFVGMGLWRGPGLVACGSESNHVFVYDLRWPKPVWVHPFFVPSGDGGGGFVSAVAWRQQAEDGGGGDAGVLVAGGSDGVLKLFTCRRRWRRLRDGEEEDDDPVEDVDGEHQ